ACAAACTCCCGTTGAAACTCCAAAAGTTCAAACTCCAGAAGCTCCAACAACAGATACAACTGGAGCTCCAAAAGTTTCTGCTTTTTCTCTTGCTAGTATCCGCAAGAAAAAAGAATTGGAGGCTAGCACGAAATCATACGTTAAACCATCTTCTGTTTTACCAACTGAAGAATTTAACGAAACGGACATGCGTCTTCATTGGAACAAATATGCGGAACGTTTAGGCCAAAAAGGACTTAGAATTATGGAATCGATTCTATTGATTAGCGATCCAGTTTTGAACGGAACAACAATTTCTTATGAATTGCCAAACGAAGGATCAAAACTAGAGTTCGAAAGTCAGATGAATGGTTTGTTAGGGCATTTAAAAGGTCATTTACACAATCACGATATTACGATTGAAGTGATTGTAAATGAACAGGCTGAAACGAAACGAACTTACAATAATCAAGACCGTTATAATCGTTTCTTAGAAATCAATCCAAACATCGAACTTTTGCGCTCAACATTTGGATTGGATTTAAAAGATTAATTTTTTATTCGCCACGAATTACACGAATGTTCACGAATTAATTATTAAAATTCAAAATTTACGCAAATTAGTGTAATTCGTAGCAGACAGTAAAACTATTTATTTTTGAGTCCGAGACTGTAAACTTTTTCCAGCCATTTTTTTCTTTGTTCTTCGTTAGAACCTTTTATAATTCCGATATAGCTTACTTTTACGGGTTTTATGCCACAGAATTCTAAAGTCGATTTCTTTAATTGATTAACGCTTGGCCTTCCATAAAACAATCTATAATACCAGCTTGGCTGATCTAAAGTTGTAATAATATGAGCAGTTTTGCCTTTTAGTAATTTATCCCACCAAACCGAATTTTCGCGATACTGAAATGCCATTCCAGGCAAAAACAAACGATCTATAAATCCTTTTGTTATCGCTGGAAGTCCGCCCCACCAAACGGGATGAATCCAAACTAAATGATCTGCTCTTTTTATTTTCTCCCAAGATTCTACTAAATCTGGCTCTAATTCGGTACGTTTTTGATAACCAAA
The Flavobacterium humidisoli DNA segment above includes these coding regions:
- a CDS encoding DNA polymerase III; amino-acid sequence: MRLHWNKYAERLGQKGLRIMESILLISDPVLNGTTISYELPNEGSKLEFESQMNGLLGHLKGHLHNHDITIEVIVNEQAETKRTYNNQDRYNRFLEINPNIELLRSTFGLDLKD
- a CDS encoding NAD(P)H-dependent oxidoreductase, translated to MKKILIINGHPNAESFNFGIAESYQKGAIISGAVVQTITIANLNFNPNLQFGYQKRTELEPDLVESWEKIKRADHLVWIHPVWWGGLPAITKGFIDRLFLPGMAFQYRENSVWWDKLLKGKTAHIITTLDQPSWYYRLFYGRPSVNQLKKSTLEFCGIKPVKVSYIGIIKGSNEEQRKKWLEKVYSLGLKNK